A part of Astatotilapia calliptera chromosome 15, fAstCal1.2, whole genome shotgun sequence genomic DNA contains:
- the ccdc167 gene encoding coiled-coil domain-containing protein 167 yields MARLKEKRREKISVASEIDRLEEQRVRCQDNLERAEFKSRKEKLSEKQRQDLEDEMTIMNERVQKLDKELEMLRGENRRNMLLSVALLAISAFFYYGFFYNTDKS; encoded by the exons ATGGCAAGGCTAAAAGAGAAAAGGCGAGAGAAAATCAGCGTCGCCTCCGAG ATTGATCGTCTGGAGGAGCAGCGGGTGCGTTGCCAGGACAACTTAGAGAGGGCGGAGTTCAAGAGCAGGAAGGAGAAGCTCTCTGAAAAGCAGAG acaagaTCTGGAGGATGAAATGACCATCATGAATGAGAGGGTGCAGAAGCTAG ACAAGGAGCTGGAGATGTTACGAGGTGAAAACCGGAGGAACATGTTGCTGTCAGTCGCTCTGCTGGCTATCAGTGCTTTCTTCTACTACGGGTTTTTCTACAACACAGACAAGTCATAA
- the kif25 gene encoding kinesin-like protein KIF25: MPLFINRDQIFAHQVHLLEHKLRSKEERILELETENALLHLRLAECSGRQRRDHDEGTKAVNDHQLQSSTRKITQSALIKLLSGVQAVKHDLSELFAVYVSFATELEEQSKQLLEKVEQANSSLNGHSEDGFQNLQVRVAALEHSLEEERENCRAERRKRKELHNTLVELRGNIRVHCRVRPVLPFDQIQSSTSGSGSASSEEVIQAVSDDTVMVNCMKAGMLVQNKMFEFERVHGPEDSQEAVFEEVKSLLTSLLDGYNVCIMAYGQTGSGKTHTMMGSQFLDELSGTQQEAQQGIIPKAAAELFRLISEKPAESHTVEVSVMEVYNNEVFDLLARDEHSNAAGQRRDVITSSSGASQVPSLTSEPVSNASEVMQIISSVLKLRAHCPTLVHADSSRSHLIVTLTVSSKSPNAVALARRLQSAKMDMRRSTQKEWWSPRCRRANLAAHHSADETSASPASSPCSTPSLSPCPSPRHSITQTPFRTKLQLVDLAGSECAGMSGVSGAALWESSCINRSLSALSDVLGALAEHRPHIPYRNSKLTHLLQDAIGGDAKLLVMLCVSPTQRFITESLQSLGFGTRARQVQKEPPRRKNNSLKVK; encoded by the exons ATGCCTCTCTTTATAAACCGAGACCAAATATTTGCTCATCAGGTACACCTGCTGGAGCACAAATTAAGG AGTAAAGAGGAGAGAATACTTGAACTGGAGACCGAGAATGCCCTTCTTCATTTAAGACTTGCAGAG TGTTCGGGTAGACAGCGCCGGGACCATGATGAGGGAACCAAGGCTGTGAACGATCATCAGCTTCAGAGTAGTACACGGAAGATAACCCAATCAGCCCTCATCAAGCTTCTCTCAGGGGTTCAG GCTGTGAAGCATGACCTGAGTGAGTTGTTTGCAGTGTATGTGAGTTTTGCCACCGAGTTGGAGGAGCAGAGCAAGCAGCTCCTGGAGAAAGTAGAGCAAGCCAACTCATCTCTGAACGGTCACAGTGAGGATGGATTTCAGA ATTTGCAGGTTCGTGTTGCAGCCCTGGAGCACTCTCTGGAGGAAGAAAGGGAGAACTGCAGGGCAGAGAGGCGGAAGCGGAAAGAACTTCACAACACACTGGTG GAGCTCAGAGGGAACATTCGGGTTCACTGCAGGGTGCGTCCAGTTCTTCCTTTTGACCAGATCCAGTCCTCAACTTCCGGATCAGG GTCTGCATCATCAGAGGAAGTAATCCAAGCAGTCAGTGAT GATACAGTGATGGTGAATTGCATGAAGGCGGGGATGCTGgtgcaaaacaaaatgtttgagtTTGAGAG GGTACACGGACCAGAGGATTCCCAGGAGGCTGTGTTTGAAGAAGTCAAGTCACTTCTAACATCTCTGCTGGATGG CTATAATGTGTGTATCATGGCATATGGGCAGACAGGCAGTGGGAAGACTCACACCATGATGGGATCCCAGTTCCTGGATGAGCTCTCAGGGACACAGCAGGAGGCACAGCAGGGTATTATCCCAAAGGCTGCTGCTGAGCTCTTTCG GCTGATCTCTGAGAAGCCTGCAGAAAGTCACACAGTGGAAGTGTCAGTGATGGAGGTGTACAACAATGAGGTGTTTGACCTGCTGGCCAGGGATGAGCACAGCAATGCAGCTGGCCAGAGACGGGATGTCATCACCTCCTCCTCCGGTGCCAGCCAGGTCCCCTCCCTCACATCTGA GCCCGTGAGTAATGCCTCTGAGGTGATGCAGATTATTAGCAGCGTTCTGAAGCTCAGAGCTCACTGTCCCACCCTTGTCCACGCGGACTCATCACGCTCTCACCTCATTGTGACCCTCACGGTTTCCTCCAAGAGTCCCAATGCAGTGGCCCTGG CCCGCAGGCTACAGAGTGCCAAGATGGACATGCGGCGCTCCACCCAGAAGGAGTGGTGGAGTCCACGCTGTCGCCGTGCCAACCTCGCCGCCCACCACTCAGCGGACGAAACCTCTGCAAGCCCCGCGTCCTCTCCCTGCTCGACCCCGTCCCTTTCTCCCTGCCCCTCCCCGAGACACAGCATCACTCAGACTCCATTCAGGACAAAGCTTCAGCTGGTGGACCTGGCTGGCAGCGAGTGTGCTG GTATGTCTGGAGTTTCAGGTGCAGCTCTCTGGGAGTCATCATGTATAAACCGTAGTCTCTCGGCTCTGTCCGATGTCCTTGGAGCTCTGGCTGAACACAGACCACACATCCCTTACAGGAACAGCAAACTCACTCATCTGCTGCAGGATGCCATAG gtggtgatgccaAGCTGCTAGTGATGCTCTGTGTCTCCCCGACGCAGCGCTTCATCACAGAGTCCCTGCAGTCTCTTGGTTTTGGCACGCGGGCACGGCAGGTACAGAAGGAGCCACCCCGAAGAAAAAATAATAGCCTCAAAGTTAAATAA